In a single window of the Canis lupus familiaris isolate Mischka breed German Shepherd chromosome 2, alternate assembly UU_Cfam_GSD_1.0, whole genome shotgun sequence genome:
- the PROSER2 gene encoding proline and serine-rich protein 2 produces the protein MPVNRQQSDSSDMDSDVSPSCGLSDLSRGDSLGSRSSSSRSRSLTLDDESLKYLTHEEKDVILFFEETIDSLEDDFEEQVECDSGLHCHSPGTLEESASGTSEPGDVIDLVQPAPPKAEEPECLPAATETAGAGPVAKEDTPDVVVECRKPEAGGPPSPGSAAPEAPPVLPARPVATAATSPRKELLAPPAEHPKLPRSVPTPLVIAQKMSEKLAGSEALAPPSPSKESKPGDWRTLPSGAPRNGDPCLWPRPTAQPAPKIHRFPSNISVTNSAGKEFNKTISKAAVNVQERKARVLANINGVSFLSPGAAGADPAELGRSSSLEPGPRGPSKPMGPAQEAASTRAGLQPGTQQSRGVQTEHCLPLANGFQSIHDMLRSEPSTLVSTGKTVTFRADPALATKLARQDASKSFYEPRQPGCGQDARKRSGSLPRAVGFRPQGITVQFSGRGSTEEARREALRKLGLLKENL, from the exons ATGCCTGTAAACCGCCAGCAGTCGGACTCTTCGGACATGGACTCGGATGTGTCCCCCAGCTGCGGGCTCAGCGACCTGAGCAGAGGGGACAGCCTGGGGAGTCGAAGCAGCAGCTCCCGCTCTAGGAGTTTGACTTTG GATGATGAGAGCCTGAAGTACCTGACACATGAGGAAAAGGATGTCATCCTGTTTTTCGAAGAGACCATTGATTCCCTGGAAGATGACTTTGAGGAGCAAGTCGAGTGTGACAGCGGCCTACACTGCCACTCTCCGGGGACCCTGGAGGAGAGCGCTTCTGGAACCTCAGAGCCAGGAGATGTCATCGATTTGGTGCAGCCAGCACCCCCCAAGGCCGAGGAACCTGAGTGCCTCCCAGCTGCGACCGAGACAGCAG GGGCTGGTCCTGTCGCGAAGGAAGACACCCCCGATGTCGTCGTGGAATGCAGGAAACCAGAAGCAGGGGGTCCTCCCTCACCAGGCTCTGCGGCCCCAGAGGCCCCTCCCGTGCTGCCCGCCCGGCCTGTGGCCACCGCCGCGACATCCCCCAGGAAGGAGCTGCTGGCCCCTCCCGCAGAGCACCCCAAACTGCCCCGCTCTGTCCCCACCCCGCTGGTGATCGCTCAGAAAATGTCTGAGAAGCTGGCAGGAAGTGAGGCACTTGCACCCCCGTCCCCCTCCAAGGAGAGCAAGCCTGGGGACTGGAGGACCCTGCCTTCGGGGGCCCCTCGGAATGGGGAcccctgcctgtggcccagaCCCACGGCGCAGCCCGCGCCCAAGATCCACCGCTTCCCGAGCAACATCAGCGTGACCAACAGCGCAGGCAAGGAGTTCAACAAGACCATCTCCAAAGCGGCCGTCAACGTGCAGGAGCGGAAGGCCCGGGTCCTGGCCAACATCAACGGCGTCTCCTTCCTGTcgccgggggccgcgggggcagaCCCCGCCGAGCTGGGGAGGAGCAGCTCTCTggagccggggccgcggggcccgaGCAAGCCGATGGGCCCGGCCCAGGAGGCCGCGTCCACGCGGGCGGGCTTGCAGCCAGGCACTCAGCAGTCCAGAGGCGTGCAGACAGAGCACTGCTTGCCCCTGGCCAACGGCTTCCAGAGTATTCATGACATGCTCAGGAGTGAGCCCAGCACCTTGGTCTCGACCGGGAAGACTGTCACCTTCCGTGCAGACCCGGCGCTTGCCACCAAACTGGCACGCCAGGATGCCAGCAAGAGCTTCTACGAGCCCCGGCAGCCGGGCTGCGGCCAGGATGCTCGGAAGCGCTCGGGCTCGCTGCCCCGTGCCGTGGGCTTCAGGCCCCAGGGCATCACCGTCCAGTTCTCCGGCCGCGGCTCGACGGAGGAGGCCCGCCGCGAGGCCCTGCGGAAGCTCGGCCTTCTGAAGGAGAACTTGTGa